From a single Miscanthus floridulus cultivar M001 chromosome 8, ASM1932011v1, whole genome shotgun sequence genomic region:
- the LOC136475053 gene encoding pathogenesis-related protein PR-1-like: MPERSPMASSSSWSPRARFSGTAVLGIALIVLLAGCAANASAYYPGGGGDMRYQFLAQQNAARASMGLPPLVWDERVASYARWYAQSRRGDCALVHSSGPYGENLFWGSGTGWAPAQAVGAWLSERPRYDYWSNSCYGGMCGHYTQIMWQSTRRVGCAEVTCYNGRGTFITCNYDPPGNYVGVRPY, encoded by the coding sequence ATGCCGGAGCGGAGTCCCATGGCGAGTTCCTCGAGCTGGAGCCCCAGAGCTCGCTTCTCCGGCACCGCAGTGCTTGGCATTGCGCTGATCGTCCTCCTCGCCGGCTGCGCGGCCAATGCCAGCGCGTACtaccccggcggcggcggggacatGCGGTACCAGTTCCTGGCGCAGCAGAACGCGGCGCGCGCGTCGATGGGCCTGCCGCCCCTGGTCTGGGACGAGCGCGTGGCGTCCTACGCGCGGTGGTACGCGCAGTCCCGGCGCGGGGATTGCGCGCTGGTGCACTCGTCGGGGCCCTACGGCGAGAACCTCTTCTGGGGCAGCGGCACCGGGTGGGCGCCGGCGCAGGCCGTGGGCGCGTGGCTCTCGGAGCGGCCCCGCTACGACTACTGGAGCAACAGCTGCTACGGCGGCATGTGCGGGCACTACACCCAGATCATGTGGCAGAGCACCCGCCGCGTCGGCTGCGCCGAGGTCACATGCTACAACGGCAGGGGCACCTTCATCACCTGCAACTATGACCCGCCGGGCAACTACGTCGGCGTGCGCCCCTACTGA